The following proteins are co-located in the Halarcobacter sp. genome:
- a CDS encoding CidA/LrgA family protein, whose translation MLKGLITLLIFQFLGGCVVKFFDLIVPGPVVGMVFLLFFLMIRKGSFHSLDNAAFLHLRYLPLLFIPAAMGIITQVDTISKEFWAIVVSLFFGTLIALAFSAKLIDILTIRKENKNEL comes from the coding sequence ATGTTAAAAGGTTTGATAACACTACTAATCTTCCAATTTCTTGGGGGATGTGTAGTTAAATTTTTTGATTTAATTGTACCAGGTCCAGTTGTAGGAATGGTATTTCTTTTATTTTTTCTTATGATTAGAAAAGGAAGTTTTCATTCACTTGATAATGCAGCATTTTTACATTTAAGATATCTACCACTTTTATTTATTCCTGCGGCAATGGGGATTATTACACAAGTAGACACTATTTCAAAAGAGTTTTGGGCAATTGTAGTTTCCCTATTTTTTGGAACACTTATTGCCCTTGCATTTAGTGCAAAATTAATAGATATTTTAACTATAAGAAAAGAGAATAAAAATGAATTATGA